One window of the Runella slithyformis DSM 19594 genome contains the following:
- a CDS encoding fumarylacetoacetate hydrolase family protein, with amino-acid sequence MKLVTFKNPQGDSRTGWLVGEGVVDMQLAHENLPTDMLTFIDNHEAYFPMIKSLGEVPPHYYLSEIQLLAPLPNPRSFRDYIGFEMHMQNASRSFGHKIGPAWYDMPIFYFTNHQAIYGPDDEIKRPTKETKMDIELELACIIGKKGKDIKAEEARPYIFGYTVFNDWTARAIQKVEMEIPLGPHKGKDYANAIGPCIVTADEMEQYRVPFDESVFVDPIRVPSVQIDRFNLKMTSRINGVTVCEGNYQTVYYTFEQMIERASENNVNLMPGDILGSGTVGWGSLIENNFTVHRPLEPGDVVELEIEGIGILRNTVC; translated from the coding sequence ATGAAATTAGTAACCTTCAAAAACCCACAGGGTGATTCACGTACGGGCTGGCTGGTAGGCGAGGGCGTGGTGGATATGCAGTTGGCCCATGAAAACCTGCCAACGGATATGCTGACGTTCATTGATAATCATGAAGCGTACTTTCCCATGATCAAATCCTTAGGTGAGGTGCCGCCGCATTATTACCTATCGGAAATTCAATTGCTGGCTCCGTTGCCCAATCCCCGCAGTTTCCGGGATTATATCGGTTTTGAAATGCACATGCAGAATGCTTCGCGTTCGTTTGGGCACAAAATCGGACCCGCCTGGTACGACATGCCGATTTTTTATTTTACCAATCACCAGGCCATTTACGGGCCCGACGATGAAATCAAACGGCCGACCAAAGAGACCAAAATGGACATTGAGCTGGAATTGGCGTGTATCATCGGCAAAAAAGGCAAAGATATCAAAGCCGAAGAGGCGCGTCCTTACATTTTTGGCTATACCGTCTTCAACGATTGGACCGCCCGCGCCATTCAAAAAGTGGAAATGGAGATTCCGCTGGGGCCTCACAAGGGTAAAGACTATGCCAATGCCATCGGCCCCTGCATCGTTACAGCCGACGAAATGGAGCAGTACCGAGTGCCGTTTGATGAAAGCGTATTCGTTGACCCCATTCGGGTGCCGAGTGTCCAAATCGACCGATTCAACCTCAAAATGACGTCCCGTATCAACGGCGTAACGGTCTGCGAAGGAAACTATCAAACCGTGTATTACACCTTCGAGCAAATGATAGAGCGCGCCTCCGAAAACAATGTAAACCTGATGCCCGGCGATATTTTAGGCTCAGGAACCGTGGGGTGGGGGAGTTTGATCGAAAACAACTTCACCGTTCACCGTCCGCTCGAACCGGGCGATGTGGTAGAATTGGAAATAGAAGGAATCGGGATTTTGAGAAACACAGTCTGTTGA
- a CDS encoding VOC family protein, which yields MAKNPHYFSQMAHVEVLTTDLEKSVHFFRDIVGMDETGRENDSVYLRAWGDYFHHTLKLTQSAASGLGHIGWRADSPEALEECVAHIDSLGAGRGWVEGDLGHGKAYRFQSPDGHMHEVFWDVVWLRETGERGSVYADRYASNRLKGANPRRIDHVTYMVAKGKYAAEKAFWQTFGLKNPDEIRITDEMPPIGGLWTIGNLSHDIAVFTDPNIGENEAVLNHICWNVDSREEVLLALDYFIEKGYKSVMGSPTRHKADEGFFIYITDPGSGILFEYYACARLVFAPDHLDVHYLKDNPNDAWGSANPFAEMGKGKKLGLTDGVVKPADI from the coding sequence GTGGCAAAGAACCCGCATTACTTTTCACAAATGGCCCACGTGGAGGTATTGACAACCGACCTCGAAAAATCCGTTCATTTCTTCCGCGACATCGTCGGGATGGATGAAACCGGCCGCGAGAATGACTCTGTGTACCTCCGGGCCTGGGGTGATTATTTTCACCATACCCTTAAATTAACCCAAAGCGCGGCATCGGGCTTGGGCCACATCGGCTGGCGTGCCGACAGCCCCGAAGCGCTGGAAGAATGTGTAGCACATATCGATAGCTTAGGAGCCGGAAGAGGCTGGGTAGAGGGTGATTTAGGCCACGGGAAAGCCTACCGTTTTCAGTCGCCCGACGGGCACATGCACGAAGTTTTTTGGGATGTGGTTTGGTTGCGCGAAACGGGCGAACGGGGCAGTGTTTATGCCGACCGCTACGCCAGCAATCGCCTGAAAGGAGCCAATCCCCGTCGGATCGACCACGTAACCTACATGGTAGCCAAAGGGAAGTATGCCGCTGAAAAAGCGTTTTGGCAAACCTTCGGCCTGAAGAACCCCGATGAGATCCGTATTACGGACGAGATGCCCCCCATCGGCGGGCTTTGGACCATCGGCAATCTTTCGCACGATATCGCGGTCTTTACGGATCCGAATATCGGTGAAAATGAAGCAGTATTGAACCACATCTGCTGGAATGTAGACAGCCGAGAGGAAGTGCTTTTGGCCCTTGATTACTTTATTGAGAAAGGCTACAAGAGCGTCATGGGATCGCCGACCCGCCACAAAGCCGATGAAGGGTTCTTTATCTATATCACTGATCCGGGTAGCGGTATTTTGTTTGAATACTACGCCTGTGCCCGATTGGTTTTTGCGCCCGATCACCTGGATGTACATTACCTCAAAGACAACCCCAACGACGCCTGGGGCAGTGCCAACCCGTTTGCTGAAATGGGCAAAGGCAAAAAGCTCGGCCTGACGGATGGCGTGGTGAAACCGGCTGATATTTAA
- a CDS encoding FAD-dependent monooxygenase: MTKINKVLVVGGGIGGQSVAIGLKKAGFAVDVVEILPEFNVYGVGIIQQANALRALDAIGVADEVMRRGSPYGKVKLCLPHGVQIGEAGTPPIGRFPSHNGISRRLLHDVLFEEAQKIGLKYRMGITVESIDNQPDVANVVFTDGTTDSYDIVIAADGVHSKVRKLIFGEFKPSYVGLSVWRYPFKRPAGLDTGYIFFNKKHKLGVIPMTAESCYIFLNSAEGDNPMIPEDQLVDKLKGYMSAYPVPVVQELIPQVTDAKLVNYRALETLKMPAPWYKNRVVVLGDAAHTTIPQLGSGAALAIEDAVVLIEEVQKEGEVEEMFDRYMTRRYERCMMVVDVSETLGAWELLEYNNQPLPEGANMGMLMGKTGMALTAPI, encoded by the coding sequence ATGACAAAAATTAACAAAGTGCTGGTTGTTGGCGGAGGCATCGGCGGTCAGTCGGTAGCCATTGGCTTGAAAAAAGCGGGTTTTGCGGTAGATGTGGTGGAAATCCTTCCGGAGTTTAATGTATATGGTGTCGGTATCATTCAGCAGGCCAACGCGCTAAGGGCGCTGGATGCCATTGGAGTAGCCGACGAAGTGATGCGAAGAGGATCCCCTTACGGCAAAGTAAAATTGTGTTTACCTCACGGTGTTCAGATCGGCGAGGCCGGCACACCGCCCATCGGCAGGTTTCCCAGCCATAACGGTATTTCCCGACGCCTTCTGCACGATGTTCTATTTGAGGAAGCGCAGAAAATCGGGTTAAAATACCGCATGGGTATTACGGTAGAGTCTATTGATAATCAGCCTGATGTTGCCAATGTTGTTTTTACGGACGGCACAACGGATAGCTATGATATTGTGATTGCCGCCGATGGCGTACATTCCAAAGTGCGAAAACTCATCTTTGGTGAATTCAAGCCAAGTTATGTAGGCTTATCCGTATGGCGTTATCCCTTCAAACGCCCTGCCGGCTTAGATACCGGGTATATTTTCTTTAATAAAAAACATAAGCTCGGGGTGATACCGATGACCGCCGAGTCGTGCTATATATTTTTAAATTCGGCCGAAGGCGATAATCCCATGATCCCGGAAGACCAATTGGTCGATAAGCTGAAAGGGTACATGTCGGCTTATCCGGTGCCGGTTGTCCAAGAGCTGATTCCTCAGGTAACCGACGCCAAATTGGTCAATTACCGAGCTTTAGAGACGCTCAAAATGCCGGCACCCTGGTATAAGAACAGGGTAGTGGTTTTGGGAGATGCCGCTCACACCACCATTCCGCAATTGGGCTCAGGCGCTGCCTTGGCCATTGAAGATGCCGTGGTGTTGATAGAAGAAGTACAGAAAGAAGGGGAGGTAGAAGAAATGTTTGATCGCTACATGACACGTCGCTATGAACGCTGTATGATGGTGGTCGATGTTTCCGAAACGTTAGGCGCTTGGGAGTTATTGGAATACAACAACCAACCGCTTCCCGAAGGGGCAAATATGGGGATGCTGATGGGCAAAACCGGAATGGCCTTAACGGCCCCGATTTAA
- a CDS encoding LacI family DNA-binding transcriptional regulator — protein MKKITIKDIARELNISTSTVSRALRDSYEIGAETKKRVLELAQQLDYTPDPVALSLLNSHSNDIGVIVPDIANPFFATVIAGIEDVAFAQGYHVVIYQSHDSYEREVLNVKHIFNRRKDGLLVSVAANTHDYSHFKDLHDAGFPLVFFDRICEEIDTHKVSVDDFEGAYNAAEHLIQQGCRSIAHISGPQNLLISRRRLHGYRAALMDYKIPINEDLILASDFDAEHSLLLTRRLLQGNIKIDGICASANSIAIGCHAAIVEAGLSMPQDIALIGFSDLPLAGLFNPPLSTVSQPAFEMGRSAAKLLINLIKKPEDNKMLISNVLKTSLIVRKSSLRNG, from the coding sequence ATGAAAAAAATCACCATCAAAGACATTGCCCGCGAGCTTAATATTTCCACTTCTACCGTTTCGAGGGCTTTGCGCGACAGCTATGAGATCGGCGCGGAAACGAAAAAAAGAGTGCTGGAACTCGCGCAACAGCTTGACTATACACCCGACCCCGTAGCGCTTAGTCTGCTCAACAGCCACAGCAACGACATTGGTGTGATTGTGCCCGATATTGCCAATCCTTTCTTTGCAACGGTGATCGCCGGCATAGAGGATGTGGCCTTTGCACAGGGATATCATGTGGTGATTTACCAAAGCCACGATAGCTATGAGCGCGAAGTACTGAACGTTAAACACATTTTTAATCGTCGGAAAGACGGCCTGCTGGTGTCGGTCGCGGCCAATACGCACGATTATTCCCATTTCAAAGACCTGCATGATGCCGGCTTTCCATTGGTCTTTTTTGACCGAATATGTGAGGAGATCGACACGCATAAGGTATCGGTAGACGATTTTGAAGGGGCCTATAACGCTGCGGAACACCTCATCCAACAGGGCTGCCGCTCCATTGCGCATATTTCGGGGCCACAAAATCTGCTGATCAGTCGTCGGCGTTTGCATGGGTACCGTGCCGCTTTGATGGACTACAAAATTCCCATCAATGAAGACCTGATCTTAGCTTCCGATTTTGATGCGGAGCATTCATTGCTGCTTACGCGCAGGTTATTGCAAGGGAACATCAAAATAGACGGAATTTGTGCTTCCGCCAACAGCATTGCCATCGGTTGTCACGCGGCCATTGTTGAAGCGGGTCTGTCCATGCCGCAGGATATCGCGTTGATCGGCTTTTCTGACTTACCCTTGGCGGGATTATTCAATCCGCCTTTGAGTACCGTATCCCAACCCGCCTTTGAGATGGGACGTTCGGCGGCTAAATTGTTGATAAATCTCATTAAAAAGCCTGAAGATAATAAAATGTTAATATCTAACGTATTGAAAACCAGTCTTATCGTTAGAAAGTCTTCCCTGCGAAACGGGTAG
- a CDS encoding GDSL-type esterase/lipase family protein — protein MKSFLSLSLLMGTVVFGAYAQRVIPLYEGKAPGSESWTWSEKESVNNAFKTRTVYNVSQPTLTAYLPKPELATGTAVIVAPGGAFHILSIDNEGIEVAKWLNSKGVAAFVLKYRLVRSLTDDPVAELMPKMQDFKKLDEENAPVVEMAVADGKKAIEYVRTHAKELDILPNRIGIMGFSAGGTLSLGVGLSYTAANRPDFIAPIYPKTDVFGGINVPADAPPAWICAASDDQLGFAPHATALYNAWIAAKKTAELHMYQKGGHGFGMNKQKIPTDTWYERFGEWMKLQGYLTKLRPSALELKYPEEQIANFQRNDWAYLNRYAEDNKKLPAPKTGEKRVVFLGNSITEGWVRSQPDFFAKGDYIGRGISGQTSPQALLRFRPDVVALKPKVVVINIGINDIAENTGPYDPEFTLGNIASMVEIAKANNIRVVLASVHPAFEFPWRKEITDVPGKIIQLNERLKTYAQQNGLVYLDYHTAMKDSRNGMSPDIAGDGVHPTLKGYQIMAPLAEKAIGEALKK, from the coding sequence ATGAAATCCTTTCTTTCTCTCTCTCTTTTGATGGGTACGGTTGTTTTTGGGGCTTATGCCCAACGGGTGATTCCGCTCTACGAAGGCAAAGCACCCGGCTCTGAATCCTGGACCTGGTCTGAGAAGGAAAGTGTGAACAATGCCTTCAAAACACGGACTGTCTACAACGTATCCCAACCCACGCTGACGGCCTATCTGCCCAAACCCGAGCTGGCCACGGGCACGGCGGTCATTGTGGCACCCGGCGGTGCGTTTCATATTTTATCTATTGACAACGAAGGTATCGAAGTAGCCAAATGGCTCAATTCCAAAGGAGTGGCGGCCTTTGTGCTGAAATATCGTTTGGTTAGAAGCCTGACCGATGATCCCGTGGCGGAACTGATGCCCAAAATGCAGGATTTTAAAAAATTGGACGAAGAAAATGCCCCCGTGGTGGAAATGGCCGTGGCCGACGGCAAAAAAGCCATCGAATATGTCAGAACCCACGCGAAAGAACTGGATATTTTGCCGAACCGGATCGGTATCATGGGTTTTTCAGCCGGTGGAACGCTGAGCTTGGGCGTAGGTTTGAGCTATACTGCGGCCAATCGCCCGGATTTTATTGCGCCTATTTATCCCAAAACCGATGTTTTTGGGGGAATCAACGTACCGGCCGATGCACCACCCGCGTGGATATGTGCCGCTTCCGACGATCAGCTGGGTTTTGCTCCGCACGCCACAGCCCTGTATAATGCGTGGATCGCGGCTAAAAAAACGGCTGAGTTGCACATGTATCAAAAAGGAGGACATGGTTTTGGTATGAACAAACAGAAAATACCCACCGATACGTGGTACGAGCGATTCGGTGAATGGATGAAGTTGCAGGGCTATTTGACAAAACTGCGCCCTTCTGCCCTGGAACTGAAATACCCGGAAGAGCAGATCGCTAATTTTCAGCGCAATGACTGGGCATATTTGAACCGCTATGCCGAAGACAATAAAAAGCTGCCCGCCCCGAAAACCGGCGAAAAGCGGGTGGTGTTTTTGGGCAACTCCATCACCGAAGGCTGGGTGAGAAGCCAACCCGACTTTTTTGCCAAAGGCGATTATATCGGGCGGGGTATCAGCGGACAAACCTCTCCCCAGGCTCTGCTGCGCTTTCGGCCCGATGTGGTGGCATTGAAGCCTAAAGTGGTGGTCATCAATATCGGAATTAATGATATTGCCGAAAATACCGGGCCATACGATCCTGAATTTACGCTGGGAAACATCGCGTCAATGGTCGAGATCGCCAAAGCCAATAACATCCGGGTCGTGCTGGCATCGGTACATCCGGCGTTTGAGTTTCCGTGGCGGAAAGAAATTACCGATGTGCCCGGTAAGATCATTCAACTGAACGAACGCCTGAAAACTTACGCGCAGCAAAACGGTTTAGTGTATTTGGATTACCATACGGCCATGAAAGACAGTCGCAACGGCATGAGTCCCGATATTGCCGGCGACGGTGTACATCCTACGTTGAAAGGATATCAGATCATGGCCCCGTTGGCTGAAAAAGCCATTGGGGAAGCGTTGAAGAAATAG
- a CDS encoding alpha/beta hydrolase family protein, giving the protein MWHYFPGQYMPSYQVNRALTQAHYGGGEFAEILEVANEIDPADRESFNRAWVKMGDKVYDIAEKYAAAGQKVSARRTYLRAFNYLRTAEFFMTLRDERKIPYYLKCRDAFIKAIDLFDERPVTVDIPFENSFLPAYLFKPSGVKNPPVVVMFGGLDSLAEELYFGIAQHLNERGIAMMAVDGPGQGAALRLNHIHTRYDYNVPGTAVLDYIIENLGDHVDTARVGIGAVSMGGYMAARCAAFEPRFKVCMIFGAVWSYYDIWKNRPDNHPLAEIVQHIVGASNMTEARERLKDFTLEGVAEKISCPTYILHSEDDRQNFVENAYKVNDALTCEHVMEIVPKNESGSAHCSVDDFTKTFNMYDWIAEKIKA; this is encoded by the coding sequence ATGTGGCATTATTTTCCGGGGCAGTACATGCCCTCTTATCAGGTCAACCGAGCATTGACGCAGGCTCACTACGGTGGCGGCGAATTTGCGGAAATATTGGAAGTGGCCAATGAAATAGACCCTGCCGACCGCGAGAGCTTCAATCGGGCATGGGTAAAAATGGGCGATAAAGTCTATGATATAGCGGAAAAATACGCTGCAGCCGGACAGAAAGTTTCGGCCAGAAGAACCTATCTCAGAGCATTTAACTACCTGCGCACCGCCGAATTTTTTATGACGCTTCGCGATGAACGCAAAATCCCTTATTATTTAAAATGTCGTGATGCGTTCATCAAAGCCATTGATTTATTCGATGAGCGCCCGGTTACGGTTGATATTCCGTTCGAGAACTCGTTTTTACCGGCTTATCTTTTCAAACCATCGGGTGTAAAAAATCCACCTGTGGTCGTCATGTTTGGCGGACTGGACAGCTTGGCGGAGGAACTGTATTTCGGTATTGCCCAACACCTTAATGAGCGGGGTATTGCCATGATGGCCGTCGACGGTCCGGGGCAGGGGGCGGCTTTGCGCCTCAATCACATCCATACCCGCTATGATTATAACGTGCCCGGAACGGCAGTGCTGGACTATATCATCGAAAACCTGGGAGACCACGTTGATACAGCGCGGGTGGGCATAGGGGCGGTGTCAATGGGCGGTTATATGGCGGCCCGTTGTGCGGCTTTCGAGCCGCGGTTCAAGGTATGTATGATCTTCGGGGCGGTTTGGTCGTATTATGACATTTGGAAAAACCGCCCGGACAATCACCCGCTGGCCGAGATCGTGCAGCATATCGTAGGCGCTTCCAACATGACGGAGGCGCGTGAAAGGCTCAAAGACTTCACATTGGAAGGAGTAGCAGAAAAAATCAGTTGCCCTACGTACATTTTACACAGCGAAGACGACCGTCAGAATTTTGTGGAAAATGCCTACAAAGTAAATGATGCTCTCACGTGTGAACATGTCATGGAGATCGTGCCTAAAAACGAAAGCGGCTCGGCGCACTGTTCCGTGGACGACTTCACCAAAACCTTCAATATGTACGATTGGATCGCAGAAAAGATAAAGGCATAA
- the hisD gene encoding histidinol dehydrogenase, producing MIQQIKKGITYAESKEADLKVRALVEDMLENVAANGDKAVRHYSEKLDKWSPESFRLSSVQIRQIIAGLPEQVIEDITFAQTQIRNFAQIQRESIKDVEVETLPGVILGHKNIPVNSVGCYVPGGRYPMVASAHMSVLTAKVAGVKRVIACTPPINGEIPAATVAAMYMAGADEIYLLGGVQAIAMMALGTETVQPVDMLVGPGNAYVAEAKRQLYGKVGIDLFAGPTETLVIADDTTDVETCATDLLGQAEHGPTSPAILLTTSKTIAEGIEAEIQRQLTVLPTADVASVSWRDYGQVILVDTVEELVSEADRIASEHVQVMTENPRYFLDKMTNFGGLFLGDKTNVAYGDKVIGTNHTLPTREAARYTGGLWVGKFLKTCTYQEIKTPEASAMIGEYCSRLCAIENFAGHKEQADLRVRRYSKAPSL from the coding sequence ATGATACAACAAATAAAAAAAGGGATTACCTACGCCGAAAGCAAAGAAGCTGACCTGAAAGTTCGGGCTTTGGTAGAAGATATGTTGGAAAATGTGGCTGCCAACGGCGACAAAGCAGTCAGACACTATTCGGAGAAACTGGACAAATGGTCGCCCGAAAGCTTCCGATTATCGTCGGTGCAGATCCGACAAATCATCGCCGGGTTGCCTGAGCAAGTGATTGAAGACATCACATTTGCCCAAACCCAAATCCGTAATTTCGCCCAAATTCAGCGGGAATCCATCAAAGATGTGGAAGTGGAAACCTTGCCGGGCGTGATTTTGGGGCATAAGAATATCCCTGTCAACTCGGTCGGTTGTTACGTGCCGGGCGGCCGCTACCCGATGGTGGCGTCGGCGCACATGAGTGTGTTGACGGCCAAAGTGGCGGGTGTAAAGCGCGTTATTGCGTGTACACCGCCCATCAACGGCGAAATTCCTGCCGCAACCGTGGCGGCCATGTACATGGCCGGAGCCGATGAGATTTATTTGTTGGGCGGTGTGCAGGCCATTGCCATGATGGCGTTGGGTACCGAAACCGTTCAGCCCGTCGATATGCTCGTGGGACCCGGAAATGCCTACGTCGCCGAAGCCAAACGCCAATTGTACGGAAAAGTAGGCATCGACCTGTTTGCCGGTCCAACGGAAACGCTCGTCATTGCCGACGATACGACAGACGTTGAAACCTGCGCCACGGACTTGCTCGGCCAAGCGGAGCACGGTCCGACTTCGCCCGCGATTTTGTTGACCACCAGTAAAACCATTGCTGAAGGCATCGAAGCCGAAATTCAACGTCAATTGACCGTGTTGCCAACGGCGGATGTGGCGAGTGTATCGTGGCGGGATTACGGGCAGGTGATTTTGGTGGATACGGTGGAGGAATTGGTCTCGGAAGCAGACCGCATCGCCAGTGAACACGTACAGGTAATGACCGAAAATCCGCGGTATTTCCTCGATAAAATGACCAATTTCGGCGGCTTGTTTCTCGGCGATAAAACCAACGTTGCCTACGGAGATAAAGTGATCGGGACCAACCACACACTGCCAACCCGCGAAGCCGCCCGTTATACCGGAGGCTTATGGGTAGGTAAGTTTCTGAAAACCTGTACCTATCAGGAAATCAAAACGCCCGAAGCCAGTGCCATGATCGGTGAATATTGCTCGCGTTTATGTGCCATTGAAAATTTTGCGGGCCACAAAGAACAGGCTGATTTGCGGGTACGTCGCTACTCCAAAGCCCCCTCTCTGTGA
- a CDS encoding RraA family protein codes for MRRILSGLLFSATLLCNNLEATAQYNRVAMNREYIISLTPQWKGERLPDGRPFVSDDLLERLKKVVLTHAWGGLKKHKFNNQYQGNWMMVNPDKNTIMTGRAVTAQYMPLRPDFGDVIRKVGLAEGHGEKALSNVWPIEMLKEGDVYVADGFAKMNEGTLIGDRLANSIYSKSKRGVVFWGSVRNLQEIQKVEGFNGWILGNHPSAINEVMLTSINAPIRIGDATVLPGDVVYASPYGTLFLPAYLVEGIVLEAEISNLRHVYGIMRNKAGDWTTGQIDSDYTPQMNKEFHDYLRGLPDSKLPMPRKELNAYLEAKK; via the coding sequence ATGCGACGCATTCTTTCCGGTTTACTCTTTTCTGCCACTCTTCTTTGCAATAACCTCGAAGCAACGGCCCAATACAACCGAGTGGCCATGAATCGTGAATACATCATATCACTGACTCCGCAGTGGAAAGGCGAGCGGCTGCCCGACGGAAGACCCTTTGTGTCGGACGATTTGCTCGAAAGACTCAAAAAAGTGGTGCTGACCCATGCCTGGGGCGGTTTAAAAAAACATAAGTTCAATAATCAGTACCAGGGAAATTGGATGATGGTCAACCCCGATAAAAACACCATCATGACCGGGCGCGCCGTGACGGCCCAATACATGCCGTTGCGACCCGATTTCGGCGATGTGATCCGCAAAGTAGGCTTGGCTGAAGGTCACGGTGAAAAAGCCCTCTCGAACGTATGGCCGATAGAAATGCTGAAAGAAGGCGATGTATACGTGGCTGATGGTTTTGCCAAAATGAATGAAGGCACCCTGATCGGCGACCGTTTGGCCAATTCTATCTATTCAAAATCCAAACGGGGCGTGGTCTTTTGGGGCAGTGTCCGGAATTTGCAGGAAATTCAGAAAGTGGAAGGCTTTAACGGATGGATCTTGGGAAACCACCCATCGGCCATCAATGAAGTAATGCTTACTTCCATCAATGCTCCCATTCGTATCGGTGATGCAACCGTGCTGCCCGGAGACGTCGTGTACGCCAGCCCGTACGGTACCCTTTTTCTGCCGGCCTACTTAGTGGAAGGAATCGTATTGGAAGCGGAAATCAGCAACCTTCGCCACGTATACGGCATCATGCGCAATAAGGCCGGCGATTGGACCACGGGGCAGATCGACAGCGATTATACCCCACAAATGAACAAGGAGTTCCATGATTATTTGAGAGGATTGCCGGACAGCAAACTGCCCATGCCTCGTAAAGAACTGAATGCGTATTTGGAAGCTAAAAAGTAA
- a CDS encoding SDR family NAD(P)-dependent oxidoreductase: protein MKQMKVVLVTGGAGEIGSAICRKFAENGYSVIATYNSNSAKAEKLAEELNAVSEDLIRHSSLVVRHSIFHAPTTDAPKVADLKAFVAEKYGKLDVLVNNAGITTPVPHDDLEGLTDEWIDKIMQTNFRGSFAMVRATKELLEKGSEESNESSLIVNISSIAGISGIGSNVAYCASKAAMDSMTRSLARVLAPKIRVVSVSPGFVEGEYTKIFDPKFLQNQMDNTPLGRFATGFDVANAVYALATSLIFSTGTVITVDGGRLLK from the coding sequence ATGAAACAAATGAAAGTAGTCTTAGTCACCGGTGGGGCAGGAGAAATCGGTTCGGCCATTTGCCGAAAATTTGCCGAGAATGGATACTCTGTCATTGCGACGTATAACAGCAATTCCGCCAAAGCGGAGAAATTGGCAGAAGAGTTAAATGCTGTTTCGGAAGACCTGATTCGTCATTCGTCACTCGTTGTTCGTCATTCAATTTTCCACGCTCCCACTACCGACGCCCCAAAAGTGGCTGACTTAAAGGCATTTGTGGCAGAGAAATATGGGAAATTAGATGTATTGGTGAATAACGCGGGCATTACCACACCCGTACCGCATGATGATTTGGAAGGCTTGACCGATGAGTGGATCGATAAAATCATGCAGACCAACTTCCGAGGCAGCTTTGCGATGGTGAGAGCCACCAAAGAGTTATTGGAAAAAGGTTCGGAGGAAAGTAATGAGTCATCGCTGATCGTCAATATTTCCTCGATTGCGGGTATTTCCGGCATCGGAAGTAATGTGGCCTATTGTGCTTCCAAAGCAGCGATGGATTCGATGACTCGCTCGTTGGCAAGGGTTTTAGCGCCCAAAATACGAGTGGTATCGGTTTCGCCCGGTTTTGTGGAGGGTGAATATACTAAGATTTTCGACCCAAAATTCCTGCAAAATCAAATGGACAATACACCGCTTGGGCGTTTTGCCACGGGCTTCGATGTGGCCAATGCCGTTTATGCGTTAGCTACGTCTCTGATTTTCTCCACCGGTACTGTCATTACGGTCGACGGCGGCAGACTTTTAAAATAG
- a CDS encoding helix-turn-helix domain-containing protein has protein sequence MKNAVVPILNPFEMGKIHFDAKLAWQTLFTPTHHYFHINRLEEYKDMMNFPLPPHRKMVFDFVFLTNGTSVRSKGLDHYEFGANTFFFLPAYQITTHKSMSAEAKGYYCHFDSELLTKNFQARELLEEYSFLHFLGNPLVTIDAETTQTILFILRRLEKEYKKNEKVDFGIVQGYLLALLAEIKPFVKTERKVKINAASQITEKYKSALAQYSYEKQKIRDYADILSVTPNHLNKCVKATTGKSAHELLDDMLLLEAKVMLKQTGLSIAEIAFRIGKNDLSDFGRFFKQKTGFTPGEYRKYE, from the coding sequence GTGAAAAACGCCGTTGTACCCATCTTGAATCCGTTTGAAATGGGCAAGATCCATTTTGACGCGAAACTGGCCTGGCAGACATTATTTACGCCGACGCACCATTATTTTCACATCAATCGGCTGGAAGAGTATAAAGATATGATGAACTTTCCGCTGCCTCCGCACCGGAAAATGGTCTTTGATTTTGTTTTTTTGACCAACGGCACCAGCGTACGCAGTAAAGGACTGGACCATTATGAGTTTGGAGCAAACACCTTTTTCTTTCTGCCTGCCTACCAGATCACTACGCACAAATCAATGAGTGCTGAGGCAAAGGGCTATTATTGCCACTTCGACAGCGAATTGCTTACCAAAAACTTTCAGGCCCGGGAGTTGTTGGAAGAGTATTCATTTCTCCATTTTCTCGGAAACCCCTTAGTGACCATTGATGCCGAAACCACCCAAACGATCTTATTTATCCTGCGGCGTCTTGAAAAAGAATATAAAAAAAATGAAAAGGTCGATTTCGGCATTGTACAGGGGTATTTGCTCGCGTTGCTGGCCGAAATCAAGCCGTTTGTCAAAACCGAGCGGAAAGTAAAGATCAATGCTGCTTCGCAGATCACGGAAAAATACAAAAGCGCGCTTGCGCAGTACAGTTACGAAAAACAAAAGATCAGGGATTATGCCGATATTCTGTCGGTTACGCCCAATCATCTCAATAAATGTGTAAAAGCCACTACCGGCAAGTCGGCCCACGAGTTGCTGGATGATATGTTGTTGTTGGAGGCCAAAGTGATGCTCAAACAAACGGGGCTTTCCATTGCTGAGATCGCTTTTCGCATCGGAAAGAATGACCTGAGCGATTTTGGCCGTTTCTTCAAACAAAAGACGGGGTTTACGCCCGGTGAGTATCGGAAGTACGAATGA